The DNA region CGAACTCGCGGCCTCGCTGCCCCGGCAGGTGCGGATGCGCGACGGTCTCGTCTCGCAGGACGACGCCGCGGGCGGGGCCGAAGCACTCGCCGCCGCGATCCGGGGCGACCGGTGAGCGCCCGAGGAACCGTCAGCCCGGCGGACCTGCTCCGGCTCGGGGTGTTCGGCCTGCGGACCCGGCCCGGCCGCGTCGTCCTGTCGGCCCTCGGCATCGCCATCGGCATCGCGGCGATGATCGCGGTCGTCGGCATCTCGTCGTCGAGCAAGGCGAAGGTCGACCAGGTCCTCGACGCCCTCGGCACGAACGTGCTCACCGTCACCCAGGCGCAGGGATTCGGTGAGACGCCGCCACTGCCGGACACCGCCCTCGAGTCGGTGCAGCGTCAGGACGACGTCGAGTCCGCGGCCGCGGTCGGCACCGTCCCGGAGACCGCGGTCTACCGCAACGGGTTCGTCCCGGCCCCGGAGACGAAGGGCATCTCCGTGCTGGCGGCCTGGGGTGACGTCCCGGAGGTGCTCGGCGGCGAGCTCGCCTCCGGCCGGTGGATCGACGACACCCGGAGAGCGGCCCCGCAGGTCGTGCTCGGGGCCGAGGCCGCCGATGCCCTCGGCATCGACGAGGTCCGGTCGGACAGCCGGGTCTGGATCGGCGGGCAGTGGGTACAGGTCGTCGGGATCCTGCGACCGCTCGCGCTCGCCGAGGACCTCGACAACAGCGTGTTCGTCCCCCGGACCCTCGCCGGGCAGCTCGGGTTCGACGGCGCGCCGACCGCGGTCTACACGCGCGTCGACCCGTCTCGTGTCGAGCAGACCCGTGATGTCCTCGCGGGGGCGGTCCGTCCGGGAGCGCCGCAGGACGTCGGGGTCACCCGACCGTCGGACGCGCTCGCCGCCAAGGACGCCACCGACGACTCGTTCACCGGACTGCTGGTCGGCATCGGCGGCGTCGCGCTGCTCGTCGGCGGCATCGGGGTCGCCAACACGATGGTGATCACCGTGCTCGAGCGCCGCGCCGAGGTCGGCGTGCGTCGTGCCCTCGGTGCGCGGCGGCGGACCATCCGCGACCAGTTCCTGGTCGAGTCCCTGCTGCTGTCGTTCCTCGGTGGGGTGGCCGGGGTCCTGATCGGCGTCGCCGTCACCGTCGTGTTCGCCGTCTCGCAGGGGTGGCCGGTCGCGCTGCCGCTCTGGGCCGTCGGCGGTGGACTCGGAGCGACGGTCCTGATCGGCGGCGTCTCCGGGTTGTACCCGGCGGCGCGCGCAGCGCGCATCCCGCCGACGTCCGCCCTGGCGGCCGTCTGACGGCAGTGGTGGTGATCCGGGAGGCCCGGTCCACCCCGTCGACGCGCGGCGCAGATCATGCCTGGTCATGACCAGTCGCGTCAAGCGTTGGCGACGATCTGTTCGACATCCGTGATCCCCCGGAAACACGCGGATCGAACCCGCTCACAGGGACCGATCCAACGGTTGACAAGGGCTTCTGGAAGGTCTTCTATTGCGAATACGCAACGTCCTTTCATAAAGGTCGGACCAAGGGAGTCAACGTGACACGCACGCGTTTCGCCGCACTCGGTGCGCTCGGCCTGGCGGCCGCGCTCGCCCTCACCGGGTGCTCCGCCGGAAGCAACGGAGCTTCCGACGGCGGCACGAAGGCCATCGGCACACCCGATGGCAAGGGCAAGACCATCACCGTCTGGATGATGAACGGCGACCTGAGCGACAAGGTCCTCGACGCAGCCCAGGAGCAGTTCACGAAGGACACCGGAGCGAAGGTGAAGATCCAGACCCAGCAGTGGGACGGGATCACCACGAAGCTCACCACGGCCCTCGCCCAGGACGACGCCCCGGACGTCGTCGACCTCGGCAACACGCAGGTGCCGGTCTACGCGGCGGCCGGCGGTCTCATGGACCTGACGCCGTACCGCGACGAACTCAAGGACGGCCAGACCTGGCTCACCGGGCTCGAGGGGCCGGCCACGGTGGACGACAAGCTCTACGGCGCTCCGCTGTTCGCCGGCAACCGCGCCGTCGTCTACAACAAGAAGGTCTGGAAGGACGCCGGCGTCACCGACGTGCCGACCACCTACGACGAGCTCACCGCCGACCTGGACAAGGTCAAGGCGGCCAACACGGCGAGCGACTTCTCCGCCTTCTACATGCCCGGCCAGTACTGGTACGGCGGGCTGCAGTGGGTCTGGGACGCCGGCGGCGAGATCGCCTCCGACAAGGACGGCAAGTGGACCGGGAAGCTCGACTCCGACGACGCCGTGAAGGGCCTGACGGCGTGGAAGACGTTCCAGAACGACTACTCCGCGAAGTCGACGCAGGACATCAACACCGACAAGCCCTCGCAGAGTGACGTCTTCGCCCAGGGCAACACCTCGGCGTTCCTCGGCTCGGCGTGGGAGATCGGCTCGATCACCACCGCGAAGCCCGCGCTCGCCGACCAGATCGGCACGTTCCCGATGCCCTCGCAGACGGACGGCAAGACGCAGCCGGTGTTCCTCGGCGGCTCCGACCTCGGGATCCCGGCGAAGGCCGCGAACCAGGACCTCGCGCTGTACTACCTGAAGATCCTGACCTCGAAGGAGTTCCAGCAGGACCAGGTGTTCGGTGTGGACGGCTGGGAGCCGAACTCGACCGAGCTGCTCGACGCCGTGGCCGACGACGTCGACACCCTGCACAAGCCGTACTTCGCGGCAGCGGGCACGAGCCGTCCGACCCCGGCGACCCCGGGCTGGGCGACCATCGAGGGCGACGCGTCGTTCCAGTCGATGTTCGCGGACATCGCGACCGGGCGGAAGTCGCCGGAGCAGGCCGCCGAGGGCTTCTCGAAGCACCTCACGACCGCGCTGAACGCGCAGCAGTAGTCGATGACCTCCACTGCAGAGCAGGCGACCGGTTCGGAGCAGTCCGAGCCGGTCGCCGGCGGCGGGGGGACCCCGGGCGCGGGTACCGGGGGCATCGGCGGTGCCGGGTCGGGGCGGCCGGTTCGTCCCGGCCGCGGGGCGCGTCGTCGGTCGGCGGTGGCGTCGCGCGCACCGCTCGTCCTGCTGGCACCCGCGGCGATCCTGCTGCTCGCGCTCGTCGTCTACCCGCTCGTCCGGCTCG from Curtobacterium sp. MCJR17_020 includes:
- a CDS encoding sugar ABC transporter substrate-binding protein → MTRTRFAALGALGLAAALALTGCSAGSNGASDGGTKAIGTPDGKGKTITVWMMNGDLSDKVLDAAQEQFTKDTGAKVKIQTQQWDGITTKLTTALAQDDAPDVVDLGNTQVPVYAAAGGLMDLTPYRDELKDGQTWLTGLEGPATVDDKLYGAPLFAGNRAVVYNKKVWKDAGVTDVPTTYDELTADLDKVKAANTASDFSAFYMPGQYWYGGLQWVWDAGGEIASDKDGKWTGKLDSDDAVKGLTAWKTFQNDYSAKSTQDINTDKPSQSDVFAQGNTSAFLGSAWEIGSITTAKPALADQIGTFPMPSQTDGKTQPVFLGGSDLGIPAKAANQDLALYYLKILTSKEFQQDQVFGVDGWEPNSTELLDAVADDVDTLHKPYFAAAGTSRPTPATPGWATIEGDASFQSMFADIATGRKSPEQAAEGFSKHLTTALNAQQ
- a CDS encoding ABC transporter permease; protein product: MSARGTVSPADLLRLGVFGLRTRPGRVVLSALGIAIGIAAMIAVVGISSSSKAKVDQVLDALGTNVLTVTQAQGFGETPPLPDTALESVQRQDDVESAAAVGTVPETAVYRNGFVPAPETKGISVLAAWGDVPEVLGGELASGRWIDDTRRAAPQVVLGAEAADALGIDEVRSDSRVWIGGQWVQVVGILRPLALAEDLDNSVFVPRTLAGQLGFDGAPTAVYTRVDPSRVEQTRDVLAGAVRPGAPQDVGVTRPSDALAAKDATDDSFTGLLVGIGGVALLVGGIGVANTMVITVLERRAEVGVRRALGARRRTIRDQFLVESLLLSFLGGVAGVLIGVAVTVVFAVSQGWPVALPLWAVGGGLGATVLIGGVSGLYPAARAARIPPTSALAAV